The Roseococcus microcysteis genome contains a region encoding:
- a CDS encoding J domain-containing protein has product MARRTSFQPQTDPKAPPRGCAAPGCTEAGEFRAPKDRRLSEYLWFCLEHVREYNKGWDFYRGMGPNDIEHAIRSDTGWQRPTWPLGRLGARLDPDRVADPLGILRDTALHEKRRVEPKREAPPELRAALGLLELSWPLEAATLKARYKELAKRYHPDANGGDRSAEERLKDINRAYSLLRRRVGTQAEPAAAAG; this is encoded by the coding sequence ATGGCCCGGCGCACGAGCTTCCAGCCCCAGACCGACCCGAAGGCCCCGCCCCGTGGCTGCGCCGCGCCCGGCTGCACCGAGGCCGGGGAATTCCGTGCGCCCAAGGATCGCCGCCTGAGCGAATATCTCTGGTTCTGCCTGGAGCATGTGCGCGAATACAACAAGGGCTGGGATTTCTACCGCGGCATGGGTCCCAACGACATCGAGCACGCCATCCGCTCCGACACCGGCTGGCAGCGTCCCACCTGGCCGCTGGGCCGCCTGGGCGCGCGGCTGGACCCCGATCGGGTCGCGGACCCGCTGGGCATCCTGCGCGACACCGCCCTGCACGAGAAGCGCCGCGTCGAGCCCAAGCGCGAGGCCCCGCCCGAGCTGCGCGCGGCCTTGGGCCTGCTGGAACTCTCCTGGCCGCTGGAGGCCGCCACGCTCAAGGCGCGCTACAAGGAACTCGCCAAGCGCTACCATCCGGACGCGAACGGCGGCGACCGCAGCGCCGAAGAACGACTGAAGGACATCAACCGCGCCTATTCCCTGCTGCGCCGCCGCGTGGGCACCCAGGCCGAGCCCGCGGCCGCGGCGGGCTGA
- a CDS encoding DUF2459 domain-containing protein, with product MPSRRAVLAASLLPGCASLHQPQVTSCALDPGGLPAWVVAISWHSDVALPMEALQGPVLGALAARLPDAHTVMFGFGKRSFITSPEPSLGEWLRGPLPGPAALQVTPLRAPPGQAVPGRDISALPMAPATRARLAAFIADAFAGQAPIPIRVDALPHLLFFEARETYTLENNCNAWTARALASAGLPFSPTGVTWPDAVMRQARALERACGLAPHHHALLGPSPRGDARERLP from the coding sequence ATGCCCAGCCGCCGCGCCGTCCTCGCCGCTTCCCTGCTGCCGGGCTGCGCCAGCCTGCACCAGCCGCAGGTCACCTCCTGCGCGCTCGATCCGGGCGGGCTGCCGGCCTGGGTGGTCGCCATCTCCTGGCACAGCGACGTGGCATTGCCGATGGAGGCGCTGCAGGGCCCCGTGCTGGGCGCGCTGGCCGCCCGCCTGCCGGACGCGCACACGGTCATGTTCGGCTTCGGCAAGCGCAGCTTCATCACCTCGCCCGAGCCCTCGCTGGGGGAATGGCTGCGCGGCCCCCTGCCCGGCCCCGCCGCCCTCCAGGTCACGCCGCTGCGCGCACCGCCCGGACAGGCGGTGCCGGGGCGCGACATCTCGGCCCTGCCCATGGCGCCCGCCACCCGCGCGCGCCTGGCGGCCTTCATCGCCGACGCCTTCGCGGGCCAGGCACCCATCCCCATCCGCGTGGACGCCCTGCCGCATCTTCTCTTCTTCGAGGCGCGCGAGACCTATACGCTGGAGAACAACTGCAACGCCTGGACGGCGCGGGCGCTGGCGAGTGCCGGCCTGCCCTTCAGCCCCACGGGCGTGACCTGGCCCGATGCGGTGATGCGCCAGGCGCGCGCGCTGGAACGGGCTTGCGGCCTCGCGCCGCATCACCATGCCTTGCTAGGCCCCTCGCCCCGGGGTGACGCCCGGGAACGACTGCCCTAA
- the cobS gene encoding cobaltochelatase subunit CobS: protein MNQVAPIGEVRPTSAINMPDVTVNAREVFGLDIDMEVPAFSVRTEHVPEPDPAYRFDRETTLAILAGFAHNRRVMIQGYHGTGKSTHVEQVAARLNWPCIRVNLDSHISRIDLIGKDAIVLKDGKQVTEFREGILPWALQHPCALVFDEYDAGRPDVMFVIQRVLEVEGKLTLLDQNRVIRPHPMFRLFATANTVGLGDTTGLYHGTQQINQGQMDRWNIVATLNYLPHAQETEIVLAKIGSSDPKMKKQVEAMVALADLTRAGFIAGDISTVMSPRTVITWADNARIFGDVGFAFRLTFLNKCDEAERSTVAEYYQRCFNEEIATGLYKKAG, encoded by the coding sequence ATGAACCAAGTGGCCCCGATCGGTGAAGTGCGCCCGACCAGCGCGATCAACATGCCGGATGTGACGGTGAACGCGCGCGAGGTCTTCGGCCTCGACATCGACATGGAAGTGCCGGCCTTCTCCGTCCGGACCGAGCATGTGCCGGAGCCCGACCCCGCCTACCGCTTCGACCGCGAGACCACGCTCGCCATCCTGGCCGGCTTCGCGCACAACCGCCGCGTGATGATCCAGGGCTACCACGGCACGGGCAAGTCCACCCATGTCGAGCAGGTGGCCGCGCGCCTCAACTGGCCCTGCATCCGCGTGAACCTGGACAGCCACATCAGCCGAATTGATCTCATCGGCAAGGACGCCATCGTCCTCAAGGACGGCAAGCAGGTGACGGAGTTCCGCGAGGGCATCCTGCCCTGGGCGCTCCAGCACCCCTGCGCGCTGGTTTTCGACGAGTATGACGCGGGCCGTCCGGACGTGATGTTCGTGATCCAGCGCGTGCTGGAGGTCGAGGGCAAGCTGACGCTGCTCGACCAGAACCGCGTGATCCGCCCGCACCCGATGTTCCGGCTGTTCGCCACCGCCAACACGGTGGGCCTGGGCGACACGACGGGCCTCTATCACGGCACGCAGCAGATCAACCAGGGCCAGATGGACCGCTGGAACATCGTGGCGACGCTGAACTACCTGCCGCACGCGCAGGAGACGGAGATCGTCCTCGCCAAGATCGGCAGCAGCGACCCCAAGATGAAGAAGCAGGTCGAGGCGATGGTGGCGCTGGCGGACCTGACGCGCGCCGGCTTCATCGCGGGCGACATCAGCACCGTCATGTCGCCGCGCACCGTCATCACCTGGGCGGACAATGCGCGCATCTTCGGCGATGTGGGCTTCGCCTTCCGCCTGACCTTCCTCAACAAGTGCGACGAGGCCGAGCGTTCGACGGTGGCGGAGTACTACCAGCGCTGCTTCAACGAGGAGATCGCGACCGGCCTCTACAAGAAGGCGGGCTGA
- the cobT gene encoding cobaltochelatase subunit CobT, with protein sequence MSKQDLTRQEEFKRATAGAVRAIAQQTEVQVAFQPGPAGVSGKRARLPLPTRSLPPAEMAKLRGAADAVALKLRHHDEATHAARAPARKEAREVFDALEDVRVQTVGSRHMAGVAANLRARLSEECEAEGYDRMTRKDQLPLHSALALMARERISGEAVPPAAQRVLDMWRDSLDDKASAAMDELCSATDDQEGFARAARKLLAAMDLAEAELESEANEDQEGDEGAEEASQQDQSSAGEAQSQDQESMQGAEPETMEGDAADEEAQESEEEGAAAEGDEKPGGPQARREVPVTDDASRYRAFSTQFDEVVEADDLCDPDELTRLRQQLDQQLQHLQGVVSKLANRLQRRLMAQQQRAWDFDLEEGILDVARLARVVANPTLSLSYKRERDADFRDTVVTLLIDNSGSMRGRPITVAAMCADILARTLERCAVKTEILGFTTRAWKGGQSRERWVAEGKPRNPGRLNDLRHIVYKAADAPWRRARRSIGLMLREGLLKENIDGEALDWAYKRLLTRSEHRRILMVISDGAPVDDSTLSVNPGNYLERHLRDVIKTIETRNQVELIAIGIGHDVTRYYRRAVTIVDAEELGGTMMKKLAELFDEDAAEAWQRAASERAPAVI encoded by the coding sequence ATGAGCAAACAGGACCTCACGCGGCAGGAAGAGTTCAAGCGGGCGACCGCTGGCGCCGTGCGCGCCATCGCGCAACAGACGGAAGTCCAGGTCGCCTTCCAGCCTGGCCCCGCCGGCGTCTCGGGCAAGCGCGCCCGCCTGCCGCTGCCCACCCGCAGCCTTCCCCCCGCCGAGATGGCCAAGCTGCGCGGGGCCGCCGATGCCGTGGCGCTCAAGCTGCGCCACCACGACGAAGCGACCCACGCCGCCCGCGCGCCTGCCCGCAAGGAGGCGCGCGAGGTCTTCGACGCGCTGGAGGATGTGCGCGTGCAGACGGTGGGCAGCCGGCACATGGCGGGTGTGGCCGCCAACCTCCGCGCCCGCCTCTCGGAGGAGTGCGAGGCGGAGGGCTATGACCGCATGACGCGCAAGGACCAGCTGCCGCTGCATTCGGCGCTGGCCCTGATGGCGCGCGAACGCATCTCGGGCGAGGCCGTGCCGCCCGCGGCCCAACGCGTGCTGGACATGTGGCGCGACAGCCTGGACGACAAAGCCAGCGCCGCGATGGACGAGCTCTGCTCCGCCACCGATGACCAGGAGGGCTTCGCCCGCGCCGCGCGCAAATTGCTCGCCGCCATGGATCTGGCCGAGGCCGAGCTGGAAAGCGAGGCCAACGAAGACCAGGAGGGCGACGAGGGCGCCGAGGAAGCCAGCCAGCAGGACCAGTCCTCGGCCGGCGAGGCGCAGTCGCAGGACCAGGAATCCATGCAGGGCGCCGAGCCCGAGACCATGGAGGGCGACGCCGCCGACGAGGAGGCCCAGGAATCCGAGGAAGAGGGCGCGGCCGCCGAGGGCGACGAGAAGCCCGGCGGCCCCCAGGCCCGCCGCGAGGTCCCCGTCACCGACGATGCCAGCCGCTACCGCGCCTTCTCCACCCAGTTCGACGAGGTGGTGGAGGCCGATGACCTTTGCGACCCCGACGAACTCACCCGCCTGCGCCAGCAGCTCGACCAGCAATTGCAGCACTTGCAGGGCGTGGTCTCCAAGCTCGCCAACCGGCTCCAGCGCCGGCTGATGGCGCAGCAGCAGCGCGCCTGGGATTTCGACCTGGAGGAGGGCATCCTGGACGTGGCGCGCCTCGCGCGCGTCGTGGCCAACCCCACCCTCTCGCTCTCCTACAAGCGGGAGCGCGACGCGGATTTCCGCGACACCGTCGTGACCCTGCTCATCGACAATTCTGGCTCCATGCGCGGCCGCCCCATCACGGTGGCCGCCATGTGCGCCGACATCCTGGCCCGCACGCTGGAACGCTGCGCGGTCAAGACCGAGATCCTGGGCTTCACCACCCGCGCCTGGAAGGGCGGCCAGAGCCGCGAGCGCTGGGTGGCCGAGGGCAAGCCCCGCAACCCCGGCCGCCTGAACGATTTGCGCCACATCGTCTACAAGGCCGCCGACGCGCCCTGGCGCCGCGCCCGCCGCTCCATCGGGCTGATGCTGCGCGAGGGGCTACTGAAGGAGAACATTGACGGCGAGGCGCTGGACTGGGCCTACAAGCGCCTGCTGACCCGCAGCGAGCATCGCCGCATCCTGATGGTGATCAGCGACGGCGCGCCGGTGGATGACAGCACGCTCTCGGTGAACCCGGGCAACTACCTGGAACGCCATCTGCGCGACGTGATCAAGACCATCGAGACGCGCAACCAGGTGGAGCTGATCGCCATCGGCATCGGCCATGACGTGACGCGCTACTACCGCCGCGCCGTGACGATCGTGGACGCCGAGGAGCTGGGCGGCACCATGATGAAGAAGCTGGCCGAACTCTTCGACGAGGACGCGGCCGAGGCGTGGCAACGGGCCGCCTCCGAACGCGCGCCGGCTGTCATCTGA
- a CDS encoding esterase-like activity of phytase family protein — protein MLDTGAWGFGGFSGLHMRPDLTLTAVSDRGRWWRARLELDAAGAPRALSGVRHGPLRDAAGAPLRGITHGDAEALTRLPDGDWLVGFERRHRIQRHRQLEGPGAPFPTPPGLNEAPSNGGLEGLTLLADGRLLALAEQLRGTAPGTTRAWLGTIQGRRVAWTPRDYAPATPMVPTGAAGLPDGGALVLERDFSLFGGFRCRLAHLPPQAFAGQAPLRGETLLRLPGDGPADNWEGVAVARRAGRTLVALISDDNERAAQRSMILLYEMP, from the coding sequence GTGCTGGACACCGGCGCCTGGGGCTTCGGCGGGTTTTCCGGCCTGCACATGAGGCCCGACCTCACCCTGACCGCCGTCAGCGACCGCGGCCGCTGGTGGCGGGCGCGGCTGGAGTTGGACGCGGCGGGCGCGCCCCGCGCCCTCTCCGGCGTGCGGCACGGCCCGCTGCGTGACGCCGCCGGCGCGCCCCTGCGGGGCATCACCCATGGCGATGCGGAGGCGCTGACCCGCCTGCCCGATGGCGACTGGCTGGTGGGCTTCGAGCGCCGCCACCGCATTCAGCGCCACCGCCAGCTGGAAGGGCCTGGCGCACCCTTCCCCACCCCGCCGGGCCTCAACGAGGCGCCCTCCAATGGTGGGTTGGAGGGGCTGACCCTGCTGGCCGATGGAAGGCTGCTGGCCCTGGCCGAGCAGTTGCGCGGCACCGCGCCCGGCACCACCCGCGCCTGGCTCGGCACAATCCAGGGCCGCCGCGTGGCCTGGACCCCGCGCGACTACGCCCCGGCCACCCCCATGGTGCCGACCGGCGCGGCCGGCCTGCCCGATGGCGGCGCGCTGGTGCTCGAACGGGATTTTTCGCTGTTCGGTGGCTTCCGGTGCCGGCTGGCGCATCTGCCGCCCCAGGCCTTCGCGGGCCAGGCCCCGCTGCGCGGTGAGACGCTGCTGCGCCTGCCCGGCGATGGCCCAGCCGACAATTGGGAAGGCGTGGCCGTGGCCCGTCGGGCCGGGCGCACCCTGGTCGCCCTCATCTCCGACGACAATGAACGCGCCGCCCAGCGCAGCATGATCCTGCTGTACGAGATGCCCTGA
- a CDS encoding sensor histidine kinase — MSSGSILFCLSFLVLAAGLVVVSLFRQRQLTARLAAAEARATRGGRALDLMAREVHGLGLGLLGRAQVLGGEAGAGFEAEARRILSLADAVVEAHGVVSAARALRDERFALGPVLADSVEAAQRQLGPGLRHWRLDPVLESLVVRADARALRGALVQVLCRAARATGEGDFIDIRAVQTPQGVTIVVEDEGLGLAVDDLSPTLHCGEEPRTRGLVLGLSLARALLRAHGGELVMEAAPGVGARAFLSLPANRVVAN, encoded by the coding sequence ATGTCGAGCGGTTCCATCCTCTTCTGCCTCTCCTTCCTGGTCCTCGCGGCGGGCCTGGTCGTGGTGTCCCTCTTCCGGCAGCGCCAACTGACGGCGCGCCTGGCCGCCGCGGAGGCACGCGCCACCCGCGGCGGCCGCGCCCTCGACCTCATGGCGCGGGAGGTGCACGGGCTGGGCCTGGGCCTGCTCGGCCGCGCCCAGGTGCTGGGCGGCGAGGCGGGGGCCGGCTTCGAGGCCGAGGCGCGGCGCATCCTCTCCCTCGCCGATGCGGTGGTGGAGGCGCATGGCGTGGTCAGCGCCGCGCGCGCCCTGCGCGATGAGCGCTTCGCCCTGGGCCCCGTCCTGGCCGATTCGGTGGAAGCCGCGCAGCGCCAACTCGGCCCCGGGCTGCGCCATTGGCGCCTCGACCCCGTGCTCGAATCGCTGGTGGTGCGGGCCGATGCCCGGGCGCTGCGGGGCGCGCTGGTGCAGGTGCTCTGCCGCGCCGCCCGCGCGACGGGCGAGGGCGACTTCATTGACATCCGCGCCGTGCAGACCCCCCAGGGCGTCACCATCGTGGTGGAGGATGAGGGGCTGGGCCTCGCTGTGGATGATCTCTCGCCCACCCTGCATTGCGGTGAGGAGCCGCGCACGCGCGGCCTGGTGCTGGGCCTTTCGCTCGCCCGCGCCCTGCTGCGCGCCCATGGCGGGGAGCTGGTGATGGAGGCCGCACCCGGCGTGGGCGCGCGTGCCTTCCTCTCCCTGCCCGCGAACCGGGTGGTGGCGAACTGA
- the rpmB gene encoding 50S ribosomal protein L28 — translation MARRCGITGKTVQSGNNVSHANNKTRRRFLPNLQHQSFWSDVLGTSIQIRLTTHGIRTIEHNGGLDAFLLTTPDRRLPAEAITLKRRVERAQAKKAAA, via the coding sequence ATGGCTCGCCGCTGCGGCATCACCGGCAAGACGGTTCAGTCTGGCAACAATGTCAGCCACGCGAACAACAAGACGCGCCGGCGCTTCCTGCCCAACCTGCAGCACCAGTCCTTCTGGTCGGACGTGCTGGGCACCTCCATCCAGATCCGCCTGACGACGCACGGCATCCGCACCATCGAGCACAATGGCGGCCTCGACGCCTTCCTGCTCACCACGCCGGACCGTCGCCTGCCGGCCGAGGCCATCACCCTGAAGCGCCGCGTCGAGCGCGCCCAGGCGAAGAAGGCCGCGGCCTGA
- a CDS encoding NUDIX hydrolase, whose product MSSTLMRHILACNNTPSPAHLLPFRFGGPQVGWVSKELAQALTFLPQSFHFDGDGVAMAGRLRSAGARSDALAAACRDLAKQGFLRIRGENFDIRTGFEGPVLGTLDRGAIPAFGIIGHGVHLNGLVRRADGLHVWVGVRARDKAVAPGQLDNLVGGGVPAGLTPAETLVKEAAEEASIPSALVAGARPAGRVSYILTLPEGLRRDVLHVYDLDLPEDFTPTPNDDEVERFELWPAARLLEAVRETDSVKFNVNLVLIHLFLREGLLPEAEAAALAPLLDQGA is encoded by the coding sequence ATGTCCTCCACGCTGATGCGCCACATCCTGGCCTGCAACAACACGCCCTCTCCCGCGCACCTCCTGCCCTTCCGCTTCGGCGGGCCGCAGGTGGGCTGGGTGTCGAAGGAGCTGGCCCAGGCGCTGACCTTCCTGCCGCAGAGCTTCCATTTCGACGGGGATGGCGTCGCCATGGCGGGCCGGCTGCGCAGCGCCGGCGCGCGGTCCGACGCCCTGGCCGCCGCCTGCCGCGACCTGGCCAAGCAGGGCTTCCTGCGCATCCGCGGCGAGAATTTCGACATCCGCACGGGCTTCGAGGGGCCGGTGCTGGGCACGCTCGACCGCGGCGCCATCCCCGCCTTCGGCATCATCGGGCATGGCGTCCACCTGAACGGGCTGGTGCGGCGCGCCGATGGGCTGCATGTCTGGGTGGGGGTGCGGGCGCGCGACAAGGCGGTGGCCCCGGGGCAGCTCGACAACCTGGTGGGCGGCGGGGTGCCGGCGGGACTGACGCCGGCCGAGACGCTGGTGAAGGAAGCCGCGGAGGAAGCCTCCATCCCCTCCGCGCTGGTGGCGGGCGCCCGCCCCGCCGGCCGCGTCTCCTACATCCTGACGCTGCCCGAGGGCCTCCGGCGCGACGTGCTGCACGTCTATGACCTGGACCTGCCCGAAGACTTCACCCCCACCCCCAACGACGACGAGGTGGAGCGCTTCGAGCTCTGGCCCGCCGCCCGCCTGCTGGAGGCGGTGCGCGAGACGGACAGCGTGAAGTTCAACGTGAACCTGGTGCTGATCCACCTCTTCCTGCGCGAGGGGTTGCTGCCCGAGGCCGAGGCCGCCGCCCTGGCGCCGCTGCTCGACCAGGGCGCCTGA
- a CDS encoding nitrilase-related carbon-nitrogen hydrolase, which produces MPYLALGMLKVDKNGFGANPANRAAEFDMTVQQANAILKTKQGGRPGVRMLVAPEYFWSGYGQIGKVVAQHGPLAMDRDDKHAIYSALKSTSKKAGSLVLVAGSIFYHKPQGTNDAAYNVCPVLRNGSFLLKAYKEFDDGAASKNPGTLDYDTKDSDPYFKVEGIGFGLEVCGEHGRLATWNATAGKTIHVQILVSDSMSIRAPMVVATRYVAQCDIGGSAMAVAVYPAAGPFGTATAIPAEGISTAQVNGGTVHYWGLDI; this is translated from the coding sequence ATGCCCTACCTCGCCCTTGGCATGCTCAAGGTGGACAAGAACGGCTTCGGGGCGAACCCCGCGAACCGTGCCGCCGAGTTCGACATGACGGTCCAGCAGGCGAATGCGATCCTGAAGACCAAGCAGGGCGGCAGGCCCGGCGTGCGCATGCTGGTGGCGCCCGAGTATTTCTGGTCCGGCTACGGGCAGATCGGCAAGGTGGTGGCGCAGCATGGCCCCCTCGCCATGGACCGCGACGACAAGCACGCGATCTATTCGGCGCTGAAATCCACCTCCAAGAAGGCCGGCTCGCTCGTGCTGGTGGCGGGCTCGATCTTCTACCATAAGCCGCAGGGGACGAATGACGCGGCCTACAATGTCTGCCCCGTGCTGCGGAACGGCAGCTTCCTGCTGAAGGCCTACAAGGAGTTCGACGACGGCGCCGCGAGCAAGAACCCAGGCACGCTCGACTACGACACCAAGGACAGCGACCCCTACTTCAAGGTGGAAGGCATCGGCTTCGGCCTCGAGGTCTGCGGCGAGCACGGGCGCCTCGCCACCTGGAACGCCACCGCCGGCAAGACCATCCATGTGCAGATCCTGGTGTCCGACAGCATGTCCATCCGCGCGCCCATGGTCGTCGCCACGCGCTATGTCGCGCAATGCGATATCGGCGGCAGCGCCATGGCGGTCGCGGTCTATCCCGCGGCGGGCCCATTCGGCACGGCCACCGCCATCCCGGCCGAGGGGATTTCCACGGCCCAGGTCAATGGCGGCACCGTCCATTACTGGGGCCTGGACATCTGA